In Phormidium ambiguum IAM M-71, a single window of DNA contains:
- a CDS encoding helix-turn-helix domain-containing protein, producing the protein MNTLTTEQGEKLREIGTYLSRLRKEQSISLDQVAANTYIRASLLKAIEEAKEESLPEPVYIQGFIRRYADSLGLDGNALAMTFPIELPPIDLSEQLLDAEVIGGKKYDTNNETERSKEASVSPLEKLSLPSLPENFSLPSIPYLPYILGGTVLALFSILYILNRPQTSPSVVQNQPKTNVQPKPAKYTVAPATPKSNSNSSTSSTSSPSAAPLVAATPENTASNTPFQVTAEVQDDSWVRVTADGKVQFEGILSKGTKQSWTAKERIVVRSGNAGAVLVSVNKKEAKPLGEAGKVAQVTFTPEQ; encoded by the coding sequence GTGAACACTTTAACTACTGAGCAAGGAGAAAAACTCAGAGAAATAGGAACATATCTCAGCAGATTAAGAAAAGAGCAATCTATTTCTCTAGACCAAGTAGCTGCTAATACATACATTCGTGCCAGCCTTTTAAAGGCAATAGAAGAAGCCAAAGAAGAAAGTTTGCCTGAGCCAGTTTATATTCAAGGCTTTATCCGCCGATATGCAGATTCACTGGGATTAGATGGTAACGCATTAGCAATGACTTTTCCCATTGAATTACCACCGATAGACTTAAGCGAGCAATTATTAGATGCAGAAGTAATCGGCGGGAAAAAGTATGACACAAATAATGAGACTGAACGTTCCAAAGAAGCATCTGTTTCACCATTAGAAAAATTGTCTTTGCCCTCTTTACCCGAAAATTTTTCCCTTCCTTCTATTCCCTATTTACCTTATATTTTGGGCGGAACAGTATTAGCACTCTTCAGCATTTTATACATATTAAATCGTCCACAAACATCACCATCTGTTGTCCAAAATCAACCAAAAACAAATGTTCAACCAAAACCAGCAAAATACACTGTAGCACCAGCCACGCCAAAAAGTAATTCTAATTCGTCTACCAGTTCTACTTCATCTCCCAGCGCAGCGCCACTAGTCGCCGCCACACCAGAAAACACCGCATCTAACACACCTTTCCAAGTAACTGCTGAAGTCCAAGATGATTCGTGGGTGCGAGTAACTGCGGATGGAAAAGTGCAATTTGAGGGAATTTTATCAAAGGGAACAAAACAGTCTTGGACGGCAAAAGAAAGAATAGTGGTTCGTTCTGGTAACGCAGGCGCAGTGTTAGTTTCTGTGAATAAAAAAGAAGCTAAACCTCTTGGAGAAGCAGGTAAAGTTGCTCAAGTTACTTTTACTCCCGAACAATAA
- the ureG gene encoding urease accessory protein UreG, which yields MSVFRVGIAGPVGSGKTALVDALCKNLREDYSIAVVTNDIYTQEDAQFLVRSQALTSDRILGVETGGCPHTAIREDASINLVAIEQMEQKFTNLDLIFVESGGDNLASTFSPELVDLTIYVIDVAAGDKIPRKGGPGITKSDLMVINKIDLAPMVGADLSVMERDAKKMRGEKPFVFTNLKTQEGLPKIVEFIRLHIGK from the coding sequence ATGAGTGTATTTCGTGTAGGAATTGCTGGCCCTGTAGGGTCGGGAAAAACCGCTTTAGTTGATGCTTTGTGCAAAAATTTACGCGAAGATTACAGCATTGCTGTAGTGACAAATGATATCTATACTCAGGAAGATGCTCAGTTTTTAGTCCGATCGCAAGCTTTAACAAGCGATCGCATTTTAGGCGTAGAAACAGGCGGTTGTCCCCACACCGCTATCCGCGAAGATGCTTCGATCAACCTAGTAGCGATCGAACAAATGGAACAAAAATTTACTAACCTAGATTTAATCTTTGTCGAAAGTGGCGGCGATAACTTAGCCTCAACTTTTAGCCCCGAATTAGTAGACTTAACAATTTACGTAATTGATGTCGCCGCAGGTGATAAAATTCCCCGCAAAGGTGGCCCCGGAATCACAAAATCTGACTTAATGGTAATTAATAAAATTGACCTCGCCCCAATGGTAGGCGCAGACTTAAGCGTCATGGAACGCGATGCCAAAAAAATGCGCGGCGAAAAACCTTTTGTTTTCACCAATTTAAAAACCCAAGAAGGACTGCCCAAAATAGTTGAATTTATTCGTTTGCATATAGGTAAGTAG
- a CDS encoding cytochrome ubiquinol oxidase subunit I, producing MEFFSNTVALSRAQFALTAIFHMLWPVLSTGMVIYLVVVEGLWLKTRNPDYYYHARFWSKLYILNFGIGVATGIPMEFQFGTNWAPFSEAVGNFFGSVIGFEASWAFMLEAAFLGIMVFGWERVNPVIHYLSTILVAVGANLSTLWILTANSWMQTPAGGELVNGKFIVSDYFKAILNPFAAISVSHMFLGTLETSLFVIGGISAWYIFNNRQPAFFSKAFKIALAAAIAVTPLQIYVGHLSGEQVHHYQPAKLAAMEAQWETVPAGQPADWSFLAIPNEKAEKNDWEISIPNGLGYILELKKNLSTPVKGLKEWQPENRPRMIGLIYYSFRAMVGIGFFLAGLMLITTLHWILGKLSPENIAKQKWLMAAWMFAAPLGYIAVESGWIVRCVGRQPWILYGQIRTVDAASQLPASNVLTSLTGFAVVYSCLFVAVLYFGSRIIRRGPRLDLPIPGVEVTRPAIETTPAEFVPDERPVEAQQ from the coding sequence ATGGAATTTTTCTCGAATACCGTTGCATTATCACGCGCCCAGTTTGCGCTGACGGCAATTTTCCACATGCTCTGGCCTGTGCTGTCTACAGGCATGGTAATATACTTGGTCGTTGTCGAGGGACTGTGGCTGAAAACTCGCAACCCTGACTATTACTACCATGCCCGTTTTTGGTCAAAGCTTTACATTCTCAATTTTGGCATTGGTGTCGCCACAGGCATCCCAATGGAATTTCAATTTGGGACAAACTGGGCACCTTTTTCGGAAGCTGTGGGTAATTTTTTCGGCAGCGTCATTGGTTTTGAGGCTTCTTGGGCATTTATGCTGGAAGCAGCTTTTTTAGGAATAATGGTGTTTGGTTGGGAAAGAGTCAATCCAGTCATTCATTATTTATCGACAATTTTGGTAGCTGTTGGTGCAAATCTTTCGACTTTGTGGATTTTAACTGCTAATTCTTGGATGCAAACTCCGGCGGGTGGAGAGTTAGTTAATGGCAAGTTTATTGTTAGTGATTACTTTAAAGCCATTCTCAATCCTTTTGCGGCGATAAGTGTTTCCCATATGTTCTTGGGAACTTTGGAAACTTCACTGTTTGTGATTGGGGGAATTAGTGCTTGGTACATTTTCAATAATCGTCAACCTGCTTTTTTTAGCAAAGCTTTTAAGATTGCTTTAGCAGCTGCGATCGCAGTTACACCCCTACAAATTTACGTCGGACACTTAAGCGGCGAACAAGTTCACCACTATCAACCTGCCAAATTAGCCGCAATGGAAGCGCAGTGGGAAACTGTACCTGCTGGACAACCTGCTGATTGGAGTTTTCTCGCAATTCCTAATGAAAAAGCCGAAAAAAATGATTGGGAAATTTCCATTCCCAATGGCTTAGGTTACATTTTGGAATTAAAGAAAAATCTCTCCACACCTGTGAAAGGTTTAAAGGAATGGCAACCAGAAAATCGTCCTCGGATGATTGGTTTAATTTATTATTCCTTTCGCGCAATGGTAGGAATTGGGTTTTTCTTAGCGGGACTAATGTTAATTACCACTTTGCATTGGATTTTAGGTAAACTTTCTCCCGAAAACATTGCCAAACAAAAATGGCTAATGGCAGCTTGGATGTTTGCTGCACCTTTAGGATATATTGCCGTAGAATCTGGTTGGATTGTGCGTTGTGTAGGTAGACAACCTTGGATACTTTACGGACAAATTCGTACAGTTGATGCTGCTTCGCAACTCCCTGCTAGTAATGTCTTAACTTCTTTAACTGGTTTTGCTGTAGTTTACAGCTGTTTGTTTGTCGCAGTTTTGTATTTTGGGAGTCGAATTATCCGTCGAGGGCCAAGATTAGATTTGCCAATTCCCGGAGTAGAAGTTACACGACCTGCGATCGAAACAACTCCAGCAGAATTTGTTCCTGATGAACGCCCCGTAGAAGCACAACAATAG
- the cydB gene encoding cytochrome d ubiquinol oxidase subunit II: protein METLSYFLPQVWFGILALFLFLYVMLDGFDLGVGILSVTASSEERRSILMTSLSNIWDANETWLVLMGGGLFGAFPLAYATILNALYIPILLMVFGFIFRAVAFEFREQATRKFFWNYAFGAGSFLAALGQGFSLGGVLAGIKVDAAGHFVGGTWDWLTWQSVLVALTLIQGYVLIGSTYLIWKTTGELQQTHYKTATIAAITTLIGAILITIATPIFYEYARERLFQQPQIYIFSLIPVLGVLLIGLLLRSLGRQEERSPILWTILLFLLTFIGLALVVFPYIIPTEITIYEAAADPSSLVVMIIFIGALIPVMLFYNVYQYVVFRGKITGGSYGE from the coding sequence ATGGAAACTCTCAGTTATTTCCTCCCACAAGTTTGGTTTGGAATATTAGCATTATTCCTCTTCCTTTATGTCATGCTAGACGGCTTTGACTTAGGAGTAGGAATCTTATCTGTCACCGCTTCTTCCGAAGAACGACGCAGCATTTTAATGACCAGCTTAAGCAACATTTGGGATGCTAATGAAACTTGGTTAGTTCTTATGGGGGGCGGTCTTTTTGGTGCATTTCCTCTCGCTTATGCCACTATTCTCAACGCCTTGTATATTCCAATTTTGCTAATGGTTTTCGGCTTTATTTTTCGGGCGGTAGCGTTTGAATTTCGAGAACAAGCAACACGCAAATTCTTCTGGAATTATGCCTTTGGTGCTGGGAGTTTTTTAGCGGCACTTGGGCAAGGTTTTTCTCTTGGTGGTGTGTTAGCTGGAATTAAAGTAGATGCAGCAGGGCATTTTGTCGGTGGAACTTGGGATTGGTTGACTTGGCAATCAGTATTAGTAGCTTTGACTTTGATTCAAGGTTATGTTTTGATCGGTTCAACTTATCTGATTTGGAAAACTACCGGAGAGTTACAACAAACTCACTACAAAACAGCAACAATTGCCGCGATTACAACTTTAATTGGGGCGATTTTAATTACGATCGCTACTCCCATATTTTATGAATATGCTAGGGAACGCTTGTTTCAACAGCCGCAAATTTACATCTTTTCTTTGATTCCAGTTTTGGGAGTTTTGTTAATTGGTTTACTTCTGAGAAGTTTAGGTCGCCAGGAAGAGCGATCGCCAATCCTGTGGACAATTCTCCTGTTTCTCTTAACGTTTATCGGCTTAGCTTTGGTCGTTTTTCCTTACATCATTCCTACGGAAATTACAATTTACGAAGCTGCTGCTGACCCCAGTTCTTTAGTAGTAATGATCATTTTCATTGGTGCTTTAATCCCAGTAATGTTGTTCTATAACGTCTATCAGTATGTTGTGTTCCGAGGCAAAATTACCGGTGGTAGTTATGGCGAATAA
- a CDS encoding carbamoylphosphate synthase large subunit — MTQKYDFQYFQGNSFSDLFAADITDSDYAFILHYPATASWAAYPNTKKYFIQDGSDESTKTSYDKISQKEPWKNLAVLGDRIAGITVRPPRNILIDYWREHFGFQYENIEVMQRSVYLDYLNQSDRFQKILSLFPFDGLAPEKHAVNPDTHYRLLSKVTLAELGVNCPKYKSYNLSEISLDDIELPQEFPYLIKTSHGLSGEGTYIIKNPGDLQYSLLELRKYLETNLLDTIIVSEFVKDEIENYCVQFYVNKKGAVSLIGVTGQLVTPDGKYLGGLIRYQETDVTKFFDMIEAIANYAHQQGYFGVIGCDVLEDKNGELHAIDANFRVNGSTPLCLQRHTLLSLGKEVAKYSSDYRMDGTLDYILETLQPELERKDFLILSALEKVKYGKIYTEIYGIVSGETLEDMQAIEQKLQSKGLILA, encoded by the coding sequence ATGACTCAAAAATACGATTTTCAGTACTTTCAGGGTAATTCTTTTTCTGACCTGTTTGCCGCTGATATTACAGATAGTGATTATGCCTTTATTTTACATTATCCTGCCACCGCTAGTTGGGCTGCTTACCCCAACACAAAAAAATATTTTATTCAAGATGGTAGTGATGAATCTACGAAAACTTCTTACGATAAAATTTCCCAAAAAGAACCTTGGAAAAATTTAGCTGTACTAGGCGATCGAATAGCAGGAATTACTGTTAGACCACCACGCAATATCTTAATTGATTATTGGCGAGAACATTTCGGTTTTCAATATGAAAATATTGAAGTGATGCAGCGTTCTGTTTATTTAGATTATTTGAATCAAAGCGATCGCTTCCAGAAAATCCTCTCTCTCTTCCCCTTTGATGGATTAGCACCTGAAAAACACGCTGTCAATCCTGACACTCACTATCGTTTACTAAGTAAAGTCACCTTAGCGGAATTAGGGGTAAATTGTCCTAAATACAAAAGTTACAATTTGTCGGAAATCAGCTTAGATGATATTGAATTACCCCAGGAATTTCCCTACTTAATTAAAACATCTCACGGACTTTCAGGTGAAGGAACTTATATCATTAAAAATCCTGGTGATTTGCAATATTCTTTGTTAGAACTGAGAAAATATTTAGAAACTAATTTATTAGATACAATTATTGTTTCGGAATTTGTCAAAGACGAAATCGAAAATTACTGTGTGCAATTCTATGTTAACAAAAAAGGAGCAGTTTCTTTAATTGGGGTGACTGGACAATTAGTTACTCCAGATGGTAAATATTTAGGGGGATTAATTCGTTATCAAGAAACAGATGTAACTAAGTTTTTTGATATGATTGAGGCGATCGCTAATTACGCCCATCAACAAGGTTACTTTGGTGTTATTGGTTGTGATGTGTTAGAAGATAAAAATGGAGAGTTGCACGCGATCGATGCTAATTTTCGCGTTAATGGTTCCACACCTTTATGTTTACAACGTCATACGTTATTAAGTTTAGGAAAGGAAGTAGCAAAATATTCCAGCGATTACCGCATGGATGGCACATTAGATTATATTTTAGAAACTCTACAACCAGAATTAGAACGTAAGGACTTTTTAATTTTATCCGCTTTAGAAAAAGTGAAATACGGCAAAATCTACACCGAAATTTATGGAATAGTTTCTGGAGAAACTCTTGAAGATATGCAAGCTATTGAACAAAAATTGCAGAGTAAAGGTTTAATCTTAGCTTAA
- a CDS encoding chloride channel protein translates to MRQLLRPTRRLAIIEASLIGLVAALASVLLKVSSGWLGGWRVSISYYVSPWIALPTIGFCFGFLAGFLVEKFAPQASGSGIPQVKAALAGFPMSLSWRVAFIKLLGNILAIGSGMTVGRQGPTVQVGAALAAQMSKWVPTSPDHRKQLIACGAGAGLAAAFNAPLAGVLFIVEELLHDVSNFTLGTAILASFIGGVVSRLLGGGTLELTTELAASKSTFSFPEIPCFLFLGVLAGLFSTLFCQGIFLALRFWRYKLRLSLPWRIGIAGLISGLVIAMLPMYFRDNSGLREFVLTGNANWSIATQVFLAHFILTIIAFSAGTPGGLFAPSLILGSTLGYLVGLFTNNFLGLGTPTTYALAGMGAFFSAVSKVPITAIVIVFEMTTDFNLVLPLMIAACTSFWVAEVLMPRSFYDRILEWNGIDLDKYQETPQQGLLGRITAEDVMQRRVETLTSKMTLDEVVQAFSKSHHRGFPVVDSGKLVGIITQSDLAKIGQRLLDFDTTLDKIMTPQPVSVEPNTSLADVLFLLNRYELSRLPVVENRRLVGIITRADIIRAEADHLVGVQTGPQPEPTYIVYQTRSPSTGKGRLLVPLANPQTAQSLLQIAAAIARDRDYELDCLQVILAPRHIAPSEAQVRTTKSRRLLRQAEIIAKKWDIPVHTQIRIAHDPAQAILETIKTEHIDLIVMGWNPTPPTRGRIFGHVVDTVIRQASCEVIVVKLGHSTSVNSFLPFNQKLELSNDQLTFNRWLLPTAGGPNAEEAIQLLPALCKLSDDCEVRITQVFSKSKSSPDTKGLEKAAKFLSHRINHPVITIPVCAASVPDAVIDIACKDQCDAIILGASRDGLLQQVIKGNIPEAIARGCDCTVILVRGV, encoded by the coding sequence ATGCGTCAATTACTACGACCAACAAGACGCTTAGCAATTATCGAAGCTTCCTTAATCGGATTAGTTGCTGCCTTAGCATCAGTCCTACTTAAAGTAAGCTCAGGGTGGCTTGGGGGATGGCGAGTCAGCATTTCATATTACGTATCCCCCTGGATTGCTTTGCCAACAATTGGTTTTTGTTTCGGATTTTTAGCTGGCTTTTTAGTCGAAAAATTTGCCCCACAAGCTTCTGGTTCCGGGATTCCCCAAGTTAAAGCTGCCTTGGCTGGATTTCCCATGTCTCTTTCCTGGCGCGTAGCTTTTATCAAGCTTTTGGGTAACATTCTCGCCATTGGTTCGGGAATGACTGTGGGGCGACAAGGGCCAACAGTACAAGTTGGTGCAGCTTTAGCAGCCCAAATGAGTAAATGGGTTCCCACTTCTCCCGATCATAGAAAACAATTAATTGCTTGTGGTGCTGGTGCTGGATTAGCTGCGGCTTTTAATGCCCCCCTCGCAGGGGTTTTGTTTATCGTGGAAGAACTATTACACGATGTTTCAAATTTTACTTTGGGAACGGCAATTCTTGCTTCTTTTATTGGGGGTGTCGTCTCTCGACTCTTGGGTGGTGGAACTTTAGAATTAACTACAGAATTAGCTGCTAGTAAAAGTACTTTTTCTTTTCCCGAAATTCCTTGTTTCTTGTTTTTAGGTGTTTTAGCAGGGCTTTTTTCAACCCTATTTTGTCAAGGAATTTTTCTAGCTTTGCGATTTTGGCGTTATAAATTACGATTAAGTTTACCTTGGCGAATTGGGATTGCTGGGTTAATTTCGGGATTAGTAATTGCTATGTTACCGATGTATTTCCGTGATAATTCTGGTTTGCGGGAATTTGTGTTAACGGGAAATGCTAATTGGTCGATCGCTACTCAAGTATTTTTAGCACATTTTATTTTAACTATTATTGCTTTTAGTGCGGGAACCCCTGGAGGTTTGTTCGCGCCTTCGCTAATTTTGGGTTCTACTTTAGGTTATTTGGTAGGATTATTCACTAACAATTTTTTAGGTTTGGGTACACCAACAACTTACGCCTTAGCAGGAATGGGGGCGTTTTTTAGTGCGGTTTCTAAAGTACCAATCACAGCAATTGTGATTGTGTTTGAAATGACGACTGATTTTAATTTGGTGTTACCTTTAATGATTGCTGCTTGCACTTCTTTTTGGGTAGCGGAAGTTTTGATGCCGCGATCGTTCTACGATCGCATTTTAGAATGGAACGGTATTGATTTAGATAAATATCAAGAAACGCCACAACAAGGACTTTTAGGACGAATCACCGCTGAAGATGTTATGCAAAGGCGGGTAGAAACTCTGACTAGTAAAATGACTTTAGATGAAGTTGTGCAAGCATTTTCTAAATCTCATCATCGCGGGTTTCCAGTTGTTGATAGTGGTAAATTAGTCGGCATTATTACCCAAAGCGATCTCGCAAAAATTGGTCAGAGGTTGCTGGATTTTGATACTACTCTAGATAAAATTATGACTCCTCAACCTGTTTCTGTGGAGCCAAATACTTCTCTTGCTGATGTACTTTTCTTGCTAAATCGTTATGAATTAAGTCGTTTACCTGTAGTAGAAAATCGCAGGTTAGTGGGAATTATTACTAGGGCGGATATTATTCGGGCGGAAGCAGATCATTTAGTAGGAGTGCAAACGGGACCACAACCAGAACCAACTTATATAGTTTACCAAACGCGATCGCCAAGTACAGGTAAAGGGCGTTTACTTGTCCCTTTAGCTAACCCCCAAACTGCACAATCATTACTCCAAATTGCAGCGGCAATTGCCCGCGATCGAGATTATGAATTAGATTGTTTGCAAGTGATTCTTGCCCCACGTCATATTGCCCCTTCCGAAGCACAAGTTAGAACTACAAAAAGTCGGCGTTTGCTGCGTCAAGCAGAAATAATAGCCAAAAAATGGGATATTCCCGTACATACACAAATTCGTATTGCCCACGATCCAGCACAAGCAATTTTAGAAACAATTAAAACCGAACATATAGATTTAATTGTTATGGGTTGGAATCCAACTCCACCCACCAGAGGTCGCATTTTTGGTCATGTAGTTGATACTGTAATTCGGCAAGCTTCTTGTGAAGTAATAGTTGTAAAATTAGGTCATTCAACATCTGTTAATAGCTTTTTGCCTTTTAACCAAAAACTTGAATTAAGTAACGATCAACTAACATTTAATCGCTGGTTATTACCCACAGCAGGAGGGCCAAATGCCGAGGAAGCAATTCAACTTTTACCAGCTTTGTGTAAACTATCTGATGATTGCGAAGTAAGAATAACTCAGGTATTTTCTAAATCTAAATCTTCGCCAGATACGAAAGGTTTAGAAAAAGCTGCTAAGTTCCTTTCCCATCGAATTAATCATCCTGTAATTACTATACCTGTATGTGCGGCTTCTGTACCAGATGCGGTGATTGATATTGCTTGTAAAGATCAATGCGATGCAATAATTTTAGGGGCGAGTCGTGATGGTTTATTGCAACAGGTAATTAAGGGAAATATCCCGGAAGCGATCGCTCGTGGTTGTGATTGTACCGTAATTTTAGTGCGCGGTGTTTGA
- a CDS encoding TldD/PmbA family protein codes for MGWETWQSEALAEKLLELAAQAGAEAAEVYQSRSLSRPVFFEANRLKQLEIGESEGTALRLWKKGRPGLAVAYGKVEASALVERAIALSVLNHPEPIELVSGTKQTYPDEGSTVPVEQLVKWGKESIAHIRKIYPEVLISSEWECEVESTRLINSKGLDCSHIDTTLSCYLAAEWIRGDDFLSVSDGQTQRNTLTPIPLAQQIIDRLEWAQENVSPPTGKVPVLFTAKAADMLWGTVSAALNGKRVLEAASPWSDRLCQAVTHNSITLYQKPDIGPFSCPFDDEGTITQPITFIKNGILQLFYTDRTTGRDLGSGTTGNGFRPGLGSYPTPSLFNLLIEPGTGTMLDLIQMMEDGLIVDQMLGGSAGISGEFSINVELGYRVKKGKVIGRVKDTMVAGNVYTALKQVIALGGDAEWNGYCYTPSLIVEGLSVTGKTE; via the coding sequence ATGGGTTGGGAAACTTGGCAGTCAGAGGCACTAGCAGAAAAATTGCTGGAACTAGCAGCACAAGCCGGAGCAGAAGCAGCTGAAGTTTATCAGTCGCGTTCGCTCTCTAGACCAGTATTTTTTGAAGCTAACCGTCTTAAACAGTTAGAAATCGGCGAATCTGAAGGTACAGCACTGCGACTGTGGAAAAAAGGCCGTCCAGGTTTAGCAGTAGCTTACGGTAAAGTGGAAGCATCGGCTTTAGTGGAAAGAGCGATCGCGCTTTCTGTGCTCAATCACCCGGAACCCATAGAATTAGTAAGTGGTACAAAGCAAACTTACCCAGATGAAGGGAGTACAGTTCCGGTAGAGCAATTAGTTAAATGGGGCAAAGAATCGATCGCCCACATCCGCAAAATTTATCCAGAAGTCCTGATCAGCAGCGAGTGGGAATGCGAAGTCGAAAGCACCCGCTTAATCAACTCCAAAGGACTTGACTGTTCCCACATCGATACTACCCTCAGTTGTTACCTAGCAGCTGAATGGATCAGAGGGGATGATTTTTTGAGCGTTTCTGATGGTCAAACTCAACGTAACACGCTGACCCCGATCCCTTTAGCTCAACAAATTATCGATCGCTTAGAATGGGCACAAGAAAATGTTTCCCCACCTACAGGGAAAGTACCCGTATTATTTACAGCAAAAGCTGCTGATATGCTTTGGGGAACAGTATCTGCCGCTTTAAATGGTAAACGAGTTTTGGAAGCAGCTTCTCCTTGGAGCGATCGACTTTGCCAAGCCGTCACCCACAACAGTATCACCCTCTACCAAAAACCAGATATCGGCCCTTTTAGCTGTCCCTTTGACGACGAAGGTACAATCACCCAACCGATAACTTTCATCAAAAATGGCATCCTGCAACTGTTTTACACCGACAGAACCACAGGTCGTGACCTTGGTTCAGGAACTACAGGAAACGGCTTTCGTCCAGGTTTAGGCAGTTATCCCACTCCTAGCTTATTTAACCTGCTAATCGAACCCGGAACGGGGACAATGCTCGACCTAATCCAAATGATGGAAGATGGCTTAATCGTAGACCAAATGTTAGGCGGTAGCGCGGGTATTTCCGGTGAATTTTCCATCAACGTCGAACTCGGTTATCGAGTCAAAAAAGGCAAAGTCATCGGTCGCGTCAAAGATACAATGGTCGCAGGTAACGTCTACACCGCACTCAAACAAGTAATCGCATTAGGTGGCGATGCCGAATGGAACGGTTACTGCTATACTCCGTCATTAATTGTGGAAGGATTATCTGTTACTGGTAAAACCGAATAA
- a CDS encoding Tab2/Atab2 family RNA-binding protein — protein sequence MTTIWELDFYSRPILDENKKKVWEVLICESSLNVNDFGGEIFRYSQFCSNQEVNSVWLGNAIKEAMTKSGQTPQKIRFFRTQMNNMISKACKDLGIPSAPSRRTFNLNQWIEERMEEVYPNHPGYTPAGANPSVLMPNIEPGNLPEALLAEKWAFVSLAAEAFAEMPEWEIGFQEAFPLKNSRVNPDTTIPGMIFFSSRALPLAAWMSGLELASVKFESVPQASLLLETGVNDRWILANIKDARTIAEAQGFETAKQKANGIHFLAVQTDPQAESFAGFWLLQEQ from the coding sequence ATGACAACTATCTGGGAATTAGATTTTTATTCGCGTCCAATTTTGGATGAAAACAAGAAAAAAGTTTGGGAAGTTTTGATTTGTGAAAGTTCCTTAAATGTGAATGATTTTGGTGGGGAAATATTTCGCTATTCGCAATTTTGTTCTAACCAAGAAGTGAATTCGGTTTGGTTGGGAAATGCAATTAAAGAAGCGATGACAAAATCTGGGCAAACCCCGCAAAAAATTCGTTTCTTCCGCACCCAAATGAATAATATGATTAGCAAGGCTTGTAAAGATTTGGGTATTCCTTCTGCGCCGAGTCGTCGGACTTTTAATCTAAATCAATGGATAGAAGAAAGAATGGAGGAAGTGTATCCAAATCATCCGGGATATACGCCTGCGGGTGCTAATCCTTCGGTGTTAATGCCAAATATTGAACCCGGAAATTTGCCGGAAGCTTTGTTAGCAGAAAAATGGGCATTTGTGAGTTTAGCAGCGGAAGCTTTTGCGGAAATGCCGGAATGGGAAATTGGATTTCAGGAAGCTTTTCCATTAAAAAATAGTCGAGTAAATCCTGATACAACTATCCCAGGGATGATATTTTTTTCTTCAAGGGCGTTACCTTTAGCAGCTTGGATGTCGGGTTTAGAATTAGCTAGCGTAAAATTTGAATCTGTTCCCCAAGCAAGTCTGTTATTAGAAACTGGGGTAAACGATCGCTGGATTCTGGCAAATATCAAGGATGCGAGAACGATCGCAGAAGCCCAAGGCTTTGAAACCGCAAAACAAAAAGCTAATGGCATACATTTTTTAGCGGTTCAGACTGATCCCCAAGCAGAATCCTTTGCAGGTTTTTGGTTATTGCAAGAACAGTGA